The Triticum aestivum cultivar Chinese Spring chromosome 3A, IWGSC CS RefSeq v2.1, whole genome shotgun sequence genome includes a region encoding these proteins:
- the LOC123060297 gene encoding uncharacterized protein, producing MEGSGLNFLLDAVDRFPLREEFANNIEQPDPVPMAFLPNNEAGLAVHEDSNAGSGCAKQLGGDGTGREGVSVHRRRDASPTRSAQSTDRVILEAPRWTKRLTRCLDQCKLCCKKRTMLVLEHQPRWGCGWSEVEDQDQRQGIWPENMA from the exons ATGGAGGGTTCTGGGCTGAATTTCCTGCTCGACGCCGTTGACAG GTTCCCATTGCGAGAGGAGTTCGCCAACAACATCGAGCAGCCAGATCCGGTTCCTATGGCCTTCTTGCCCAACAACGAAGCTGGTCTTGCCGTTCATGAAGACTCGAATGCTGGGTCTGGGTGCGCTAAGCAGCTTGGCGGCGATGGGACTGGTAGAGAAGGAGTTAGTGTCCACCGGCGTCGGGATGCATCTCCGACGAGGTCGGCGCAGTCGACCGACCGAGTCATTCTGGAGGCACCTAGATGGACGAAAAG ATTAACTCGATGTCTGGATCAATGTAAATTATGTTGTAAGAAGAGGACGATGCTAGTGTTGGAACATCAGCCCAGGTGGGGGTGCGGATGGAGCGAGGTGGAGGATCAGGATCAGAGGCAAGGGATCTGGCCAGAAAACATGGCCTGA